CGTGCGTATCCCGCCGCGAACCCTGCTCTTTATCCGGTGCTTCTCTGGTCTTATTTCTCTTTTGTTCTTCATAGATCCTCCCTCGGCAGATAACGATTATTTTTAATATGGATAAATCCACGTCAGCGTAAGCAGCACGATCACCAGAATCCCCACTGCCGAAAACACCATCTCCGCAGTTTTCCCCATCGGCTGCATTTTGCCAAACAGCAGTAACATGAGCCAGCAGGCACAACACACAACGCCCCTAAAGATCAGGCGCGGCTCTCTTTTAGCAATGCAGCAATAGACCACCAGCAGAAGGTTTACTATAAGCAGGACCCTGTAAGTTATCACGTGTGATTTTTTCATCGGGATTCCCTCCTTCTGACTGTACATCCATTATTTACCACTTAAAAACAGTATACCAAATGCGGGAGGAAAGAACAACTTTCAGAAATCTTAAATATATGTGAAGTACCATTTATTTGAAGTTTCTTTCTATAAAAACAGAAGAAAGGATTTGCGATGTATTGGCACAACGCAAATCCTTCCTTCTATTTTCTCCCCCTCAATGCTCTTCACGTATATTCTTCACCGTCTCCCTGACGACCAGCTTATTCTCCAAAAACACCCTGCTGTTATCGATGATCCCGTCCTCCAGCCTCCGCAGCAGCACCCGGGTGCCTTCCCTGGCGATCTCGCTCATGCTCCTCTCCACGGTGGTCAGCTTCATGCTGTTGTAGCCGGATAGATCCCAGTTGTCGAAACCGATCAACGATACGTCGTCCGGTACCTTTAAACCGGCTTCCGCAATGGCCTCCCTGGCCCCGAAAGCCATCTCGTCATTAAAACAGAGGATCGCCGTCGGGTGATGCTCCAAAAGGACTTTCGCCCCCTGGTAGCCGCTGGCGTAGCGGTAGGTACCTCCTACGATCGGGATCGTCTGCGGGTCTATGCCGTGTTTGCGGGCGGAGGTCTGCCAGCCGCGGTGACGCAGCCTGGTGGAATCCAGATTCGGCGCGCCCTCGATCACACAGATCTTCCGGTGCCCATTCTCGATCAGATAGTCCATGGCACGTTCCATCGCCTTCGCCTCGTCCGTCGTCACGTTGGGGGCGTCCACAAATACAGTCCGACAGATGACCACCATCGGTATTTTTTTCTGTAAGACCTCATCCATAAACGCCTGGTCCTCGCTCCGCTGGCTCAGCACGATCACCCCATCAAAATAGCTGGGATTGAGCGTCCCCGGTTCATGCATATCGATACCTTTTACCACCACGTTGTATTTGCTGCCCACAATGCTGTAAACCCCGGTCAGCACATCATGCAGTACAAAAGGGGACGACATCTTGCTGATCGTCGAAAAATACAGCCCGATGACATAAGATCTGGACAGCTTCAGATTGATCGCCGCCTGATTCGGTACATAGCCCATCTCCTGTGCAATGTCAAGTATCCTCTTTCGTTTCTCCCCATTCTCAGTTCCAATTCCATTCAAAGCCCGGGACACGGTAGAATAGGAAACCCCCGCCCGTTTTGCAACATCTTTAATCGTAACCGCCATACTCTCCATCTCCATTTTCTGTCTGCCGCACAAGGCCCGAAGGCCCTTCCCCCTGCGGCGTTATTATTCTGATAACTGCTGCCTGCTCCCGACCGGTTCACTGCTCCAACCGGTTCACCGCTCCAGCCTGCCAATATTTCCAAGAAGGTATGCATCCCCCTCCTGGCCTTCTATCGTCACATCCCGGAGCGTAAGCTGCTCGATATTGTCCGCGAAAATCCCCATTTTCGCGCATGGCTCCAGGCCGTCCATCATGGCCGGCACGTCCGCCTTTGGCTCCGGCGCATAAGTAATATGGATGTGCTCCATAATGACCCTGCGGATCTTCTGCTCCGGCAAACCGTGCAGATATGCCGCCGCCACATGGCAGTTGGAAGCCTCGATCCTGTGAAATACCAGCGTCCTGATCTCCGGCGTCCGTTCGTCCACCGGGAGAGCTTCTTTGGTGCGCACATACTCTGTGTGCCCGTCCGGATCACAGTAATAAAAACAGTTGATCACAAACGGCGTCATCACGTGGTCCATACGGATATTTTCAAACAGGATCCCGTCGATCACCGCATCCCTGCCCCGTCCACGCCTGGTTTTGATCCGCAGCCCGCGGTCCGTGTGAAGGAACAGGCAGTCCTTTACCGTTATGTTCTTCACGCCTCCTGCCATCTCGCTGCCAATGGTGATGGAACCGTGGCCGTCCCTCATACAGCACTGGCGGATCGTCACATTTTCACATGGCGTCTTATACTTTGCACCCATATAGATCTTTCCGGATTTCAGGGCGATACAGTCATCTCCCAGGGAAAAATAAACGCCTGCTATCTCCACATCCCGGCAGGATTCCGGGTCCAGCCCGTCCGTATTCGGAGAATCCTTCGGATTCAGCACCGTCAAATCCAGGAAACGAAGGCGGTCTGAAAAATACGGGTGGATATTCCAGCTGGGACTGTTCTGTACCCGGATGCCCTGCACCACCACATCCTCGCAGTGGTTTAAAAAGATCATCCTTGGGCGGAATGCGGTCCGCTTCCTTTTCGCATCGTACCACCAGTTGTCCGGCTCGGACGACGCATTGCCCTCAATTGTGCCCTCTCCATACAATACCACATGTTTTACATTTACGCCAGTGATAATCCCGGAAAACATCGGCAGAGGATTGCCCTCCCATGTCCCCAGATTGTATTCGTCCTCCTCGTCGTAGCTCTGGACCATGCCGGGAAATACCGGGAACCTTGTCCGGTCCGTCTCTGCAGAGAGCACCGCCCCCTTTGCCAGCTCCAGACGCAGGCCATCCTTTAAAAACAGGCTGGTGATCCGGTAGGTGCCCGCCGGTACCAGCACCCGGCTGTCCTTCGGGCAGGCCATGATAGCCGCCTGGATAAAGGTTGTGTCATCCTGCACCCCGTCGCCTTTTGCGCCGAATTCTTTAACATTTAAAGTGACGAACTCCCGGTCAGTACGGATCTCTACCGATGCGCCTTCCGCCGCCTCTACCCGGATCCGGTAATCCGTATCCGGCTTTAAACCATAGATGCTGGTGATCACCCGCTCTGTACTGCCGTACAGTACATCATTTACATAAATTTCATATGGTTTCTCCGTCTCAAAGATGCCTCCATCCTCAATCTCAACCGCCGCACATCTTGCCGTCTGAAAAATACAATTGACCTTCATATCCAACACTCCTCGCTTATGGTTAAAAAGGGGACTCCCATTACGAGAATCCCCTTATCTGTTTTATGAAATTACACTGGAATGCATCAGCCCTTGACGCCGCCTGCCGAGATCCCGTCGATGAAGGAATCCTGGGCGCAGAAGAACACGATCAGGGAAGGGATGATGGTGATCAGGGACATCGCCAGGATACGGTTCCACTGGAAACCCGTATCGCCGTCCATGGACATACGCAGGTAAATGGAGTGCGTATATTTCGTCATGTTGGAGATGTAGATTAACGGTCCCTGGAAGTCGTTGGAGGTCCACATGAACTGGAACAGCGCACAGGATACCAGCGACGGTTTTAACATCGGGACGATCACATACCACAGGGTCTTTAAGGAGTTGCAGCCGTCGATCTTGGCCGCCTCCTCCAGCTCTCTCGGGATACCGCGGAGGAACTGCACCAGCATGAACACGAAGTAGGTATCCGCCGCAAACAAAGACGGTACGACCAGGGGCAGATAGGAATCTGTCCATCCCCAGCCATTGTACATGATGTACTGCGGCGCATTGAGCACTACCTGCGGTAAAAACAGGGTGGAGATCATCAGGGAGAACAGGATCCCCTTCCCGATGAAATTGAACCTGGCAAAACCATATGCGGTAATGGTTGCGGAGATCACCGTAAAGATCACCTTCGGGATCACAATCTTGTAGGTGTTGATCATGGAACTGATCAGGCTGATCTTTCCTCCATAGCTCTTAAACGCGTTATTGTATCCGTCGAACACCGGATTCTTCGGCCAGAACCATGCGCTTGTGAAGATCTCCGAGTTGGTCTTAAAGGTAGCTCCCACCATCCAGATCAGAGGATATACCATAACAAATCCAACGATGACCAACAGGACATAGCGCAGACATGCGCTGAGTTTTGTTTTCTGCTCTCTTGTCATACCATCTACCTCCCATCCTCATCAGAATAATAAACCCACTTCTTCTGGCTGATAAATGCTACTGCGGTCAATGTCATTACGATCACAAACAGTACCCATGCCTGAGCGCTCGCCATACCCATCTTGTGACGCAGGAACGCGTTGTTGTAGATCAGCATGGAGATCAGGGTGGTGGCTCCGTTGGGGCCGCCCTTAGTCACCAGATACGGTCCGTTGAACTCCTGGAACGCCTGGCAGAGCTGTGTGATCAGGTTGTAGAAAATAACCGGCGTGATGATCGGCACGGTAATGCTGAAGAACTGTCTCCACTTGCCTGCGCCGTCGATGGAAGCCGCCTCATAGAGATCCTGGGACACTCCCTTTAATGCCGCTAAAAAGATGACCATCGCCGAACCAAACTGCCACACACGCAGCAGGATGATCACGAACAGGGCGCTGTTGGCCCCTGCCATCCAGTTGATCTTCTCGCCGCCGAACAGGGTGATCACCGTATTGATCAGGCCGTCGGTATTGAAGATAGCTCTCCACAGGATCGCGATCGCGATGGAGCCGCCCAGGATCGACGGGATGTAGTAAGCGGTACGGAAGAAATTAACTCCCTTTAACTTAAAGTTCAATATGTACGCGATAAATAATGCAAACGCCAGTTTTAACGGCACATCGAAGATCGCATATTTAAACGTGACCTTAAATGCACGCATGATGTCCTCATCGGTGAATATCTTTTCATAGTTCATCATTCCGGTCTTTGTAATCCCTGTAAACAGATCATAGTTTGTAAAGCTGTAGTACAAAGAAGACCCAAACGGATATACCTTAAATACCAGGAATCCGATCAGCCACGGTAAGATGAAAAAGAAGCCGGCATTTTCAGATAAAATCTTGCTGAAGCTTTTTTTCTGCATACGGTTACCTCCTGTATATATGTTATTGGGCGGATGTGCTCTCACAGCCGCTTTATATCTTTAATCCCCCTGCCAGTTCCCCATACTTTTCCTCCAGGACGGCCTTCTTCTCACAGGCAGTCCTAAGGGCGTACAACAACTGGTCTCTCTCGGCCTTTTCCGGGTAAACCGCCTCACAGCCTTCCTCCCGGCAGATCCGCCTGACCCGTTTCAGCTGCTCTTTCAAAATATCGCAGAGCGCTCTGTAATGCTCATAAATCTCTTCCGACATCCCGTCGATGGTATCCGCAAGAAGTTTCATCTGCTCCGGGCTTAAATCCCCCTGGCTTCTAAACCAGGCCACAATGCCGGCATACTGCTCTTTCTCTTTTACAGCACATTTTACATCCATGGTCTTTCCTTTACAGAAGCCGCCAAGGTTGCCCTCTGGCGGCTTCAAGTCCTGCTTTGATGTCGGTTTATATCAGGTTATATCAGTTCCCCATACACTCGTTGATCCCGTCGATCAGATCCTGGGCAGCCTTCGCGCTGTCGATGTCGCCGGAGCTGAGTTTGCCGAATACTTTGTAGTAAACGCCATCCGGGTTCGCTTTCAGATCGTTGTGCTCAAACTTGGAATCCAGCGGGAATGGGCAGTAATCCAGAACCTTTGCATTGGCCTCTTTTACAAGAGCATCGCCCAGGCCCTTCTCGTTCAGGATCTCTACAGCAGCCCTGGAGCACGGAATACCACGCTCGGTAGAGCTGATCTCAACGCCTTCCGGATCATTTAACAGGAAGTTGATGAGCATTGCAGCCTCCTTCGGATGCGCGGAGCTTGCAGACACTGCCAGGCCCATGGAGATCTTGGTAAATCCGCCCTTGTGATCGCCGAACTTGATAAAGTCGCCGATGACAAATTCCTGCCCCGGTTTATTGGTGGACTCTACCACTGCCTTCTGGCACTTGCTTGCGGCGGAATCCCACTCAAAGATACCCGCGTACTTGCCGTCGATCCATTTTGCATTCTTATCCAGAGAGTCTGCCATGTCGCCCTGGATCGTAGCGATGGTCGGGATCGCATGAGCTGCTTCCAGCTCGCACATGAAGTCCATGCCCTTCTGGATCTCCTCCACGGTGTAGTTAAGCTCACCGTTCTCTACCCACGGCTTGTTGTAGATGGATTCCAGATAATATACCATGAAGATGATCCTGTCGTACTCGCCCAAAGCCAGCGGATAATAATCTTCATTAAATGCCTTGAACGCTGCGCCTGCCGCCATCAGGGATTCCGTATCGGTCGGGATCGGACATCCTACCTCATCGAAGGTGGTCTTGTTCCAGTAGAACAGACGTCCGGTCAGCGCCACCGGCACTGCCATCAGCTTGCCGTCCGCCTTGCACAGCTCTAAAGAGCTCTCCGGGAACTGGGTCAGATCCAGTACGTCCGAATAATCCTCCAGGTTTGCAAAGTTGGTCCCGTTGCCGGAATAAGACTCGATCCAGTTCCAGTTGATCTGCATCACGTCTGCGGAATTGCCGCCCAGGATATTTAAGGACTGCTTCTCCTCCCAGCCGGTCCATGCGCCGTACTCCGGGGTGACATTGATATTCGGATATTTCTCCATAAATGCTGCGATCGCTTTCTCAGTCGCCTCATGTCTGGAGTCGCCGCCCCACCAGGAAAAGGTTAAGTTTATCTGCTCATCAGAGCCTCCGTCCGCCTGGGCTGCGC
This portion of the Clostridium sp. AN503 genome encodes:
- a CDS encoding ABC transporter substrate-binding protein — translated: MRRNMKKAVALTMAAVTAMSLTACGGSSASSEKAPAAGENQAGGAAQADGGSDEQINLTFSWWGGDSRHEATEKAIAAFMEKYPNINVTPEYGAWTGWEEKQSLNILGGNSADVMQINWNWIESYSGNGTNFANLEDYSDVLDLTQFPESSLELCKADGKLMAVPVALTGRLFYWNKTTFDEVGCPIPTDTESLMAAGAAFKAFNEDYYPLALGEYDRIIFMVYYLESIYNKPWVENGELNYTVEEIQKGMDFMCELEAAHAIPTIATIQGDMADSLDKNAKWIDGKYAGIFEWDSAASKCQKAVVESTNKPGQEFVIGDFIKFGDHKGGFTKISMGLAVSASSAHPKEAAMLINFLLNDPEGVEISSTERGIPCSRAAVEILNEKGLGDALVKEANAKVLDYCPFPLDSKFEHNDLKANPDGVYYKVFGKLSSGDIDSAKAAQDLIDGINECMGN
- a CDS encoding LacI family DNA-binding transcriptional regulator, producing the protein MAVTIKDVAKRAGVSYSTVSRALNGIGTENGEKRKRILDIAQEMGYVPNQAAINLKLSRSYVIGLYFSTISKMSSPFVLHDVLTGVYSIVGSKYNVVVKGIDMHEPGTLNPSYFDGVIVLSQRSEDQAFMDEVLQKKIPMVVICRTVFVDAPNVTTDEAKAMERAMDYLIENGHRKICVIEGAPNLDSTRLRHRGWQTSARKHGIDPQTIPIVGGTYRYASGYQGAKVLLEHHPTAILCFNDEMAFGAREAIAEAGLKVPDDVSLIGFDNWDLSGYNSMKLTTVERSMSEIAREGTRVLLRRLEDGIIDNSRVFLENKLVVRETVKNIREEH
- a CDS encoding carbohydrate ABC transporter permease, producing MTREQKTKLSACLRYVLLVIVGFVMVYPLIWMVGATFKTNSEIFTSAWFWPKNPVFDGYNNAFKSYGGKISLISSMINTYKIVIPKVIFTVISATITAYGFARFNFIGKGILFSLMISTLFLPQVVLNAPQYIMYNGWGWTDSYLPLVVPSLFAADTYFVFMLVQFLRGIPRELEEAAKIDGCNSLKTLWYVIVPMLKPSLVSCALFQFMWTSNDFQGPLIYISNMTKYTHSIYLRMSMDGDTGFQWNRILAMSLITIIPSLIVFFCAQDSFIDGISAGGVKG
- a CDS encoding glycoside hydrolase family 28 protein, which translates into the protein MKVNCIFQTARCAAVEIEDGGIFETEKPYEIYVNDVLYGSTERVITSIYGLKPDTDYRIRVEAAEGASVEIRTDREFVTLNVKEFGAKGDGVQDDTTFIQAAIMACPKDSRVLVPAGTYRITSLFLKDGLRLELAKGAVLSAETDRTRFPVFPGMVQSYDEEDEYNLGTWEGNPLPMFSGIITGVNVKHVVLYGEGTIEGNASSEPDNWWYDAKRKRTAFRPRMIFLNHCEDVVVQGIRVQNSPSWNIHPYFSDRLRFLDLTVLNPKDSPNTDGLDPESCRDVEIAGVYFSLGDDCIALKSGKIYMGAKYKTPCENVTIRQCCMRDGHGSITIGSEMAGGVKNITVKDCLFLHTDRGLRIKTRRGRGRDAVIDGILFENIRMDHVMTPFVINCFYYCDPDGHTEYVRTKEALPVDERTPEIRTLVFHRIEASNCHVAAAYLHGLPEQKIRRVIMEHIHITYAPEPKADVPAMMDGLEPCAKMGIFADNIEQLTLRDVTIEGQEGDAYLLGNIGRLER
- a CDS encoding sugar ABC transporter permease translates to MQKKSFSKILSENAGFFFILPWLIGFLVFKVYPFGSSLYYSFTNYDLFTGITKTGMMNYEKIFTDEDIMRAFKVTFKYAIFDVPLKLAFALFIAYILNFKLKGVNFFRTAYYIPSILGGSIAIAILWRAIFNTDGLINTVITLFGGEKINWMAGANSALFVIILLRVWQFGSAMVIFLAALKGVSQDLYEAASIDGAGKWRQFFSITVPIITPVIFYNLITQLCQAFQEFNGPYLVTKGGPNGATTLISMLIYNNAFLRHKMGMASAQAWVLFVIVMTLTAVAFISQKKWVYYSDEDGR